One Lentisphaera araneosa HTCC2155 DNA window includes the following coding sequences:
- a CDS encoding sulfatase-like hydrolase/transferase: MLRKLLVTWAICASSVISQAFELERPNILWLTSEDNNASWLGCYGNENAKTPNLDKLAADGFLYENTFANAPVCAPSRCTWLTGVNAVSMGTHPMRSSHAIPYDKIKLYPQQLQKAGYFTANGFKTDYNLGSKGRTTKKIWDFQSKKENKDIRSTFHFWRLRKKDQPFFCVINTMTSHESKAHGLKDYKLDPAKVQLAKYHPDTPIMRQNYSKYHDQISKMDTEIGYTLKLLEEDGLADDTIVIYCSDHGGVLPRSKRFLFESGIHAPLIIRIPEKYKHLWPAEKRGARIKELVSFVDMPKTWLSITGSEIPQSMQGRVFLGKEKEAEAEYHFSFRGRMDERVDNERSVRKGRYTYIRNYMPFAPRGAMLNYLWKMPAAQSWVAEHKAGNTNEVSSRFFHAKTHTEELYDRSSDSDNINNLIDHPEFKEVAVQMRKALRNAQEKYYDAGLLPEYEMLRLAEKHNTSMYDLVRDPKMFNHAGCLDAIDVALAKDPANLEQLIHLLEDQSPELRYWGAMGLLLLEEAAKSARTPLIKALNDESDHVRIIAAWALLKIGDADKCYETIGAIIEKEAPALLFALNVLDWMGEQGRPLAKQALASKAGGYVPRMQMAIAETLGLEVKISTGKKDKKSKKKKK, encoded by the coding sequence ATGTTAAGAAAACTTCTAGTGACTTGGGCAATTTGTGCCTCATCTGTAATCAGCCAAGCTTTTGAGCTAGAGCGCCCTAATATTCTATGGCTGACGAGTGAAGATAATAATGCATCTTGGTTGGGCTGTTATGGTAACGAAAATGCCAAAACTCCAAATCTTGACAAGCTAGCGGCCGATGGCTTCTTGTATGAGAATACCTTTGCCAATGCACCCGTTTGTGCTCCCTCGCGTTGCACGTGGTTAACAGGTGTGAATGCCGTTTCTATGGGCACGCACCCAATGCGAAGTTCGCATGCAATTCCCTATGACAAGATCAAACTTTATCCACAGCAGCTGCAGAAGGCAGGTTATTTTACCGCAAATGGATTTAAAACAGATTATAACTTGGGGTCTAAGGGGCGCACGACTAAAAAGATTTGGGACTTTCAATCGAAAAAAGAAAACAAGGACATCCGCAGTACCTTTCATTTTTGGCGTCTGCGCAAGAAGGATCAACCATTTTTCTGTGTGATCAATACGATGACGAGTCACGAAAGTAAGGCACATGGCCTCAAGGACTACAAACTTGATCCAGCCAAGGTACAGCTCGCAAAGTACCACCCAGACACACCCATAATGAGACAAAATTACTCTAAATACCATGACCAAATATCGAAGATGGATACGGAAATTGGTTATACTTTGAAGCTTTTGGAAGAAGATGGTTTAGCAGATGATACAATTGTCATCTATTGCTCCGATCATGGTGGAGTTTTACCACGGAGTAAGCGCTTTCTCTTTGAGAGCGGAATTCATGCACCGCTAATTATTCGTATTCCGGAAAAGTATAAGCATCTCTGGCCAGCGGAGAAGCGAGGCGCACGCATTAAAGAATTGGTCAGCTTTGTGGATATGCCCAAAACTTGGTTGAGTATTACGGGATCAGAAATTCCACAATCAATGCAGGGACGTGTCTTTTTAGGAAAGGAGAAAGAAGCAGAGGCAGAGTATCACTTCAGTTTCCGTGGACGCATGGACGAACGCGTCGATAATGAGCGTTCAGTACGCAAGGGCCGATACACTTATATTAGAAACTACATGCCCTTTGCCCCTCGAGGAGCGATGTTAAATTATTTGTGGAAAATGCCTGCCGCGCAGTCCTGGGTCGCGGAGCATAAAGCGGGAAATACCAATGAAGTCAGTAGCCGTTTTTTCCATGCAAAGACGCATACAGAAGAACTCTATGATAGGAGCTCGGACTCAGATAATATCAATAACCTCATTGATCACCCAGAGTTTAAAGAAGTAGCAGTACAGATGCGTAAGGCTTTGCGAAATGCGCAGGAAAAGTATTATGATGCGGGACTTCTTCCTGAATATGAAATGCTACGCCTAGCTGAAAAACATAATACAAGCATGTATGACTTAGTTCGTGATCCCAAAATGTTTAATCATGCGGGGTGTTTGGATGCAATAGATGTGGCACTAGCGAAAGATCCCGCGAACTTAGAGCAGCTCATTCACTTACTTGAGGACCAGTCCCCGGAACTTCGTTATTGGGGCGCTATGGGATTGCTTCTCCTTGAAGAAGCTGCGAAGTCCGCAAGAACACCATTGATAAAGGCTTTAAATGACGAATCAGATCACGTGCGCATCATTGCAGCATGGGCACTTTTGAAAATTGGTGATGCGGATAAATGCTATGAGACTATCGGAGCGATTATCGAGAAGGAAGCTCCTGCTTTGTTATTTGCTTTGAATGTGCTTGACTGGATGGGTGAGCAAGGTCGACCTTTGGCCAAACAAGCTCTTGCGAGTAAAGCAGGGGGATATGTACCACGGATGCAGATGGCAATTGCCGAGACTTTGGGTTTGGAAGTGAAGATAAGTACAGGTAAGAAAGATAAAAAAAGTAAGAAGAAAAAGAAGTAA